The following proteins are encoded in a genomic region of Spirosoma sp. SC4-14:
- a CDS encoding NAD(P)/FAD-dependent oxidoreductase, which produces MSSLRIIVIGGGAAGFFGAITAAESFPKATVTILEKNRTVLNKVRISGGGRCNVTHACFDNRQLVKNYPRGEKLLRPLLNQFDTTATVRWFESKGVTLKTEADGRMFPSTNTSETIVDCLLHTAQRLGIDIRTSCGVSCLQPAANGWTIELLSGETLFAHRVLVATGGYPQESAYGWLPKQAEMLISPVPSLFTFNVPNSPFLSLAGVAVADAKVYVLGTKQEQRGALLLTHWGFSGPAILRLSAWAARDLANVGYRFTLRINWVPTQTEHDLRTALQEFRQQNGRKLVVSQNPFKLPSRLWEALATESGIEDSQRWADLPAKLLNRFIERLTNSQFQVTGKSTFKDEFVTCGGIAPGSIHPQTLESTTHAGLFFAGEVLDVDGITGGFNFQNAWTTGYVAGKHIGISD; this is translated from the coding sequence ATGTCGTCGTTACGAATTATTGTCATTGGCGGTGGAGCAGCCGGGTTCTTTGGGGCCATAACAGCCGCCGAATCGTTTCCCAAAGCTACCGTTACCATTCTTGAAAAAAACCGTACTGTTCTAAACAAAGTCCGTATTTCGGGCGGAGGGCGGTGCAATGTCACTCATGCCTGTTTCGACAATCGCCAATTGGTTAAGAACTACCCCCGTGGCGAAAAGTTACTGCGTCCGCTACTGAATCAGTTCGATACAACGGCAACCGTTCGCTGGTTTGAGAGCAAAGGAGTAACCCTCAAGACCGAAGCCGATGGACGCATGTTTCCCAGTACCAATACATCTGAAACTATTGTCGATTGTTTGCTGCATACAGCACAACGGCTCGGCATCGACATCCGCACCAGTTGTGGTGTCAGTTGTTTGCAACCTGCGGCCAATGGATGGACCATCGAACTCCTGTCGGGCGAGACACTGTTTGCCCACCGGGTTTTGGTTGCTACGGGTGGTTACCCACAGGAATCGGCTTATGGCTGGCTACCCAAACAGGCCGAAATGCTCATTTCGCCGGTTCCATCGTTATTCACATTCAACGTACCCAACAGTCCATTTCTGTCGCTTGCAGGAGTGGCAGTTGCCGATGCGAAGGTATATGTACTTGGCACAAAGCAGGAGCAGCGAGGGGCCTTACTGCTAACACACTGGGGATTCAGTGGACCGGCTATTTTGCGGCTATCGGCCTGGGCCGCCCGCGATCTGGCCAATGTAGGATACCGTTTTACGCTTCGGATCAACTGGGTTCCTACGCAGACAGAACATGATTTACGGACTGCTCTGCAGGAGTTCCGGCAACAAAATGGCCGCAAGCTGGTGGTTTCGCAAAATCCGTTCAAACTACCCTCCCGGCTCTGGGAAGCGCTGGCTACCGAATCGGGTATTGAAGACAGTCAGCGCTGGGCCGATCTTCCGGCAAAATTACTTAACCGGTTCATTGAACGTCTGACAAACAGTCAGTTTCAGGTAACAGGAAAAAGTACGTTTAAGGATGAATTTGTGACCTGTGGCGGTATTGCACCAGGCAGTATACACCCACAAACTCTCGAAAGCACAACGCATGCTGGACTTTTTTTTGCGGGAGAAGTGCTGGACGTCGATGGTATTACGGGTGGTTTCAACTTCCAGAATGCCTGGACAACCGGCTACGTAGCCGGTAAACATATTGGGATTAGTGATTAG
- a CDS encoding peptidoglycan DD-metalloendopeptidase family protein, which produces MRKKAFRWLLAISCLCLTVTAQAQERGRFKKNLTITPKNQITPNAPVVEQPQKADDPFEQETTQLRFNNQFEPKKELNQVASEDTSTIDQGEPSVVEVIDSVLVGDEWVKIADYYAVWDSRTIDPYNINPLEFDEAIDIKLYDPPANRYWSAPLNEGKMTSNFGYRWGRWHTGTDLDLETGDPVYSAFDGIVRVVGWDGNGYGRYVLVRHYNGLETLYGHMSKQTVESGQLVKAGDQLGLGGNTGRSYGSHLHFETRFEGNPFSPLNIFSFPENTINSDHFLLTSAVWDYLRGGRSGSESSSRTRLKRTVLHRVRPGETLSSIARRYGMSVSALSRKNHLSSRSRIRPGQKLRVN; this is translated from the coding sequence ATGAGAAAAAAGGCTTTTCGATGGCTCCTGGCCATCAGTTGCCTGTGTTTGACCGTAACAGCACAGGCCCAGGAACGAGGGCGGTTTAAAAAAAACCTGACCATTACGCCCAAAAATCAAATTACCCCGAATGCTCCAGTCGTTGAACAGCCTCAAAAAGCGGACGACCCATTCGAACAGGAAACTACTCAACTGCGCTTTAATAACCAGTTTGAACCCAAAAAAGAACTTAATCAGGTCGCTAGTGAAGATACCAGTACTATCGACCAGGGCGAACCCAGTGTTGTCGAAGTTATTGATTCCGTATTGGTTGGTGACGAATGGGTTAAAATCGCTGATTATTATGCCGTATGGGATTCCAGAACCATTGATCCGTATAATATCAATCCGCTGGAATTCGATGAAGCGATCGACATTAAGCTCTATGATCCACCCGCAAACCGCTATTGGTCGGCTCCACTCAATGAAGGGAAAATGACCTCTAATTTTGGCTACCGATGGGGACGCTGGCATACGGGAACTGATCTTGACCTGGAAACGGGTGACCCTGTTTATTCCGCATTCGACGGTATTGTTCGGGTAGTTGGCTGGGATGGCAACGGCTATGGCCGCTACGTTCTGGTTCGGCACTACAATGGTCTCGAAACACTATACGGCCACATGTCGAAGCAAACGGTTGAGTCGGGGCAACTGGTAAAAGCGGGCGATCAATTAGGGTTAGGAGGCAACACGGGTCGTAGTTATGGATCGCACCTCCATTTTGAAACCCGGTTTGAGGGCAATCCATTCAGCCCACTGAATATTTTCTCCTTTCCCGAAAATACGATCAATTCGGATCATTTTCTGCTGACCAGTGCTGTCTGGGACTATCTGCGTGGGGGCCGTTCGGGGTCAGAGTCTAGTTCAAGAACACGACTAAAACGTACGGTATTACATCGGGTCCGCCCAGGCGAAACGCTTAGCTCTATTGCCCGTCGGTATGGAATGTCAGTGTCGGCTCTGAGTCGTAAGAATCACCTTTCGTCGCGTTCGCGTATCCGGCCAGGGCAAAAACTCCGGGTCAATTAG
- the trxB gene encoding thioredoxin-disulfide reductase → MTSEHVKCLIIGSGPAGYTAAIYASRANMNPVMYQGPQPGGQLTITNDVENFPGYPDGVNGPQMMQDLENQARRFGSDIRYGMVTAVEFSDHPGRDRPHRAIVDDSHEITADSIIISTGASAKWLGLPSEMRLNGRGVSACAVCDGFFFRGQDVAIVGAGDTAAEEASYLANLCRKVYMLVRRDEMRASKFMQQRVKSAHNIEILYNTETAEVLGDDEVSGLRIRNTITGEESVLGVTGFFVAIGHKPNTDIFRDYLDMDENGYILTEKGSTRTNIPGVFACGDAQDNVYRQAITAAGTGCMAALDAERYLVTVEMQEQQLVH, encoded by the coding sequence ATGACATCTGAACACGTAAAGTGCCTGATCATCGGCTCCGGTCCTGCCGGGTATACGGCCGCTATATACGCTTCACGGGCAAACATGAACCCTGTTATGTATCAGGGGCCACAACCTGGTGGGCAATTGACTATCACCAATGACGTTGAAAATTTTCCGGGCTATCCCGATGGCGTAAATGGACCACAAATGATGCAGGACCTGGAAAATCAGGCGCGTCGCTTTGGTTCCGACATTCGCTATGGAATGGTGACTGCGGTTGAGTTCTCAGATCATCCGGGCCGCGACCGGCCACACCGGGCTATTGTCGACGATAGCCACGAGATCACGGCTGATTCGATTATTATCTCAACTGGTGCTTCGGCAAAATGGCTTGGATTGCCTTCCGAAATGCGGCTGAATGGCCGGGGAGTATCGGCCTGCGCCGTCTGCGACGGTTTCTTCTTCCGGGGGCAGGATGTGGCTATTGTAGGGGCAGGTGATACGGCTGCTGAAGAAGCCAGTTACCTCGCAAATCTTTGCCGCAAAGTATATATGCTTGTTCGGCGCGACGAGATGCGGGCTTCCAAGTTCATGCAGCAGCGCGTGAAGTCGGCTCATAACATCGAAATTCTTTATAACACCGAAACCGCTGAAGTTCTTGGAGACGATGAAGTTTCGGGACTTCGGATAAGAAATACCATAACGGGCGAAGAAAGCGTTTTAGGCGTGACCGGCTTCTTTGTTGCCATTGGCCACAAACCCAATACCGATATTTTCCGGGATTATCTCGATATGGATGAGAATGGCTACATTCTCACCGAAAAAGGGAGCACCCGAACCAATATTCCTGGTGTCTTTGCCTGCGGAGACGCTCAGGATAACGTATATCGTCAGGCCATAACAGCTGCCGGAACGGGCTGTATGGCTGCTCTTGACGCTGAACGTTATCTTGTAACAGTTGAAATGCAGGAACAACAACTTGTTCATTAA
- a CDS encoding OmpA family protein — MANLVADTQVHGYSVKTSTPPKEVCYTTIRCFFKPSLGVWGLFLLLTVGPRSYAQNAKARELYNQAIKLFGERKAGEAIPFMEQATKQDPSFMDAYLKLGQLYEFTRRYESAISAYRSAIQLQPDSPAAGAAYQALSNSLLRLGRYGEALPYLEKFQAMFPPQSVQAQRVARQIASAKFAQEAVLHRQPVDPKPISSVLQTTPSQYFPVLTADEQTLVFTALKPEGDEDLMVSTFNGETWSPPVSLSPSINTPDNEGTASLSADGRMLVFTVCQGRKGFGSCDLYISRKTGSDWSAPENLGPSVNTRFYESQPSLSADGRRLYFVSDRPGGKGRRDIWRSDLDADGNWLEPVNVGVPVNTPFNEASPFIHANGQSLFFASEGHLGLGGYDLFVSDSSNTGWSAPANLGFPINTSEDQASLFVSANGKRAYYSFEEQKDGVSQKSRLYTFELPESLRERVKPVSYLKGVIADAKTRKPLAAIVELVDLKTNQIVSRVHADEQTGQYTAILPTGGEYALYVSVPGYLFKSLSFDFTQKTKSEREAGAGMSLNVPLEPAIAGETAKETLNNLFFETGRYDLAEKSRTELDRLAAFMKASPSVKIEIAGHTDDRGDGAANLALSQKRAQSVVDYLVKAGISSDRIRAVGYGKARPLVPNTSDENRQLNRRIEWRVL, encoded by the coding sequence ATGGCAAATCTCGTTGCAGACACACAAGTACATGGATATTCCGTGAAAACCTCTACCCCCCCAAAGGAGGTTTGCTACACTACGATTCGCTGTTTTTTTAAGCCCTCTTTGGGGGTTTGGGGGCTTTTCTTACTGTTGACCGTTGGCCCCAGGTCCTATGCGCAAAATGCCAAAGCGCGGGAGCTGTATAATCAGGCCATCAAACTGTTTGGGGAGCGAAAAGCTGGCGAGGCTATTCCGTTTATGGAGCAGGCCACAAAGCAGGACCCATCGTTTATGGATGCATATCTGAAGCTGGGCCAGCTCTATGAGTTTACAAGGCGTTATGAATCCGCTATTTCAGCCTATCGAAGTGCCATTCAGCTTCAACCCGACAGTCCGGCAGCAGGAGCCGCCTATCAGGCACTGAGTAATTCACTATTGCGCCTGGGCCGCTATGGAGAGGCTTTGCCTTATCTTGAGAAATTTCAGGCGATGTTTCCGCCACAGTCAGTACAGGCACAGCGGGTTGCGCGGCAAATAGCATCAGCAAAGTTTGCTCAGGAAGCGGTTCTGCATCGGCAGCCTGTCGATCCCAAACCAATTTCGTCTGTCCTGCAAACAACTCCTTCTCAGTATTTTCCGGTGCTGACCGCCGATGAGCAAACACTGGTATTTACTGCATTAAAGCCCGAAGGCGATGAGGATCTGATGGTGTCGACCTTCAATGGAGAAACATGGTCGCCACCGGTTTCGCTGTCGCCCAGCATAAATACGCCCGACAACGAAGGAACCGCCAGTCTCTCGGCCGACGGGCGTATGCTTGTGTTTACAGTCTGTCAGGGTCGCAAAGGGTTCGGTAGCTGCGATCTCTACATTAGCCGTAAAACCGGCAGTGACTGGTCGGCTCCCGAAAATCTGGGACCTTCGGTCAATACCCGTTTTTATGAATCACAACCGTCGTTATCGGCCGATGGACGGCGGCTCTATTTTGTGTCGGACCGGCCGGGTGGCAAAGGACGGCGCGACATCTGGCGCAGCGATCTGGATGCTGATGGAAACTGGCTCGAACCTGTAAATGTCGGTGTCCCCGTCAACACACCATTCAACGAAGCATCGCCATTCATTCATGCCAACGGGCAAAGTCTGTTTTTTGCCTCGGAGGGCCACCTGGGGCTGGGTGGATATGATCTGTTTGTCTCCGATAGTTCCAACACGGGTTGGTCGGCGCCTGCCAACCTGGGCTTCCCTATCAACACATCCGAAGATCAGGCGTCGTTGTTTGTCTCGGCCAATGGCAAACGGGCCTACTATTCGTTTGAGGAACAGAAAGATGGCGTTTCACAGAAATCAAGATTATACACTTTCGAATTGCCCGAATCGCTACGGGAGCGTGTAAAACCGGTCAGCTATCTGAAAGGCGTTATTGCTGATGCAAAAACCAGAAAACCACTGGCCGCAATAGTCGAATTAGTGGATTTGAAAACGAATCAGATTGTGTCGCGTGTGCATGCAGATGAGCAGACAGGACAGTACACGGCCATATTGCCCACTGGTGGCGAATATGCATTATACGTGAGTGTTCCGGGTTATCTGTTCAAAAGCCTTTCATTTGATTTTACGCAGAAAACCAAATCCGAACGGGAAGCCGGAGCAGGGATGTCGCTCAATGTTCCATTAGAACCCGCCATAGCTGGTGAAACGGCTAAAGAAACGTTGAATAATCTGTTTTTTGAAACGGGCCGTTACGATCTGGCTGAAAAATCACGAACCGAACTCGATCGGCTGGCGGCTTTCATGAAAGCGAGCCCTTCCGTAAAAATTGAAATTGCGGGCCATACCGACGATCGGGGTGATGGAGCGGCTAATCTGGCGCTTTCCCAAAAACGGGCTCAATCTGTTGTCGATTATCTGGTAAAAGCCGGTATTAGCTCCGATCGAATCCGGGCCGTTGGCTACGGTAAAGCCCGCCCTCTGGTTCCGAACACTAGTGATGAAAACCGCCAGCTTAACCGCCGTATCGAATGGCGGGTGCTTTAG
- a CDS encoding 7-carboxy-7-deazaguanine synthase QueE: MILEQKQQEQATVSSTPMALPVMEAFYTLQGEGAHTGRAAYFIRLGGCDVGCHWCDVKESWDAEAHPKLPIEAIVEGALQYPGRMAVITGGEPLMHDLTGLTAALQQAGFRTNIETSGVCETVTGSWDWVCFSPKKFKKPNPAIFDKANELKVIIYNQSDFAFAESFVPHLRSDCKLFLQTEWSRSNEMLPRIVDYVKNHPQWQISLQTHKYMDIP; encoded by the coding sequence ATGATACTGGAACAGAAACAACAGGAACAGGCAACGGTTAGCTCAACTCCGATGGCTTTGCCCGTTATGGAAGCGTTCTATACGCTGCAGGGCGAAGGAGCGCATACTGGCAGAGCCGCTTACTTTATTCGATTAGGTGGTTGCGATGTCGGATGTCATTGGTGTGATGTGAAAGAATCGTGGGATGCCGAGGCTCATCCCAAACTACCCATCGAGGCCATTGTTGAAGGGGCTTTGCAATATCCAGGCCGGATGGCAGTTATTACCGGGGGGGAGCCTCTCATGCACGACTTAACAGGACTGACGGCCGCTTTGCAGCAAGCAGGCTTCAGAACCAATATTGAAACATCGGGGGTATGTGAAACCGTAACTGGCTCATGGGACTGGGTTTGTTTTTCACCAAAGAAGTTCAAAAAGCCCAATCCGGCCATTTTCGATAAGGCTAACGAACTAAAAGTTATCATTTATAATCAGTCAGATTTCGCGTTTGCCGAGTCGTTTGTGCCGCATCTGCGCTCCGATTGTAAACTCTTTTTGCAAACAGAGTGGAGTCGATCCAATGAAATGCTACCCCGCATCGTTGATTACGTTAAAAATCATCCGCAATGGCAAATCTCGTTGCAGACACACAAGTACATGGATATTCCGTGA
- a CDS encoding L-dopachrome tautomerase-related protein, with translation MKSALLFLPLLLSCFIALAQSPNVETVAEFGKHQPIGLGVSKENRIFVTFPKNPDHYDYGLAEIVNGQRRPYPDAEWNRWDSLNPQNRFISVQALFVDQTNVLWVLDPASPSGMGAFPTGIKLLKINLATNLVEKVYRFEDLPRNRTGLNDVQVDPTRQVAYLSDPRRAAIIVLDLKTGKSRALLEGDKSTKADPNFVLTIDGKEVRDTKGNPFSSNVNGIALTTDFKFLYFRPITQTKLFRIETKYLLDPKLSPSVVSSHVETMAETGVSHGMIADKKGNIYLTDSPNKAVRYFTPDGKLKTLAQDNRFLWPDSFGIGTDGYLYLTAAQIHRTKRYNKGEDKVDYPFRLYRMKLGH, from the coding sequence ATGAAATCTGCACTCCTATTTCTGCCCCTATTGCTGAGTTGCTTTATAGCCCTGGCACAATCGCCCAACGTCGAAACCGTTGCAGAGTTCGGAAAACACCAGCCGATTGGCCTGGGCGTTTCGAAGGAGAATCGAATTTTTGTTACGTTTCCCAAAAACCCTGATCACTACGATTACGGTCTGGCCGAAATTGTGAACGGTCAGCGACGCCCCTACCCAGATGCCGAATGGAACAGGTGGGATTCTCTAAATCCGCAAAACCGGTTCATCAGCGTACAGGCATTGTTTGTCGATCAGACCAATGTCCTTTGGGTTCTCGACCCGGCCAGTCCATCGGGAATGGGTGCTTTTCCGACGGGAATTAAGCTGCTGAAAATTAACCTTGCAACCAATCTGGTTGAAAAAGTTTATCGATTTGAAGACCTCCCCCGCAACCGTACGGGCCTGAACGATGTGCAGGTCGACCCGACTCGTCAGGTTGCCTATCTGTCCGATCCCAGGCGAGCCGCCATTATTGTCCTGGATTTAAAAACCGGCAAAAGCCGCGCCTTGCTGGAGGGCGATAAATCCACCAAAGCCGACCCAAATTTCGTGCTGACTATCGACGGAAAAGAAGTACGCGACACCAAAGGCAACCCATTCAGCAGCAATGTTAACGGGATTGCGCTCACTACCGACTTCAAATTCCTGTACTTTCGCCCGATCACCCAAACAAAACTGTTTCGGATTGAAACAAAGTACCTGCTCGATCCGAAACTTAGCCCATCGGTGGTTTCGTCGCATGTGGAAACGATGGCCGAAACGGGCGTTTCGCACGGTATGATCGCCGACAAGAAAGGCAATATTTACTTAACCGATTCGCCTAACAAAGCGGTTCGCTATTTTACGCCCGACGGTAAACTCAAAACACTCGCCCAGGACAACCGTTTTTTGTGGCCCGATAGCTTTGGCATCGGTACGGACGGTTATCTATATCTGACAGCGGCCCAGATTCATCGTACCAAACGATATAACAAGGGCGAGGATAAAGTAGACTACCCGTTTCGGCTCTACCGAATGAAACTTGGGCATTAG
- a CDS encoding VOC family protein: protein MILNHLNLAVPDVAQTRAFFETYFGFTCAEVKGNDTLVILIGKDGFILALSNFSKDEIPEYPTDFHVGMVVDSPEEVMQTYQRMKDDGIVLGREPKRYGSRGTMSFYVNVPGNFLVEVLSLI from the coding sequence ATGATTCTCAACCATTTAAACCTGGCCGTGCCCGATGTGGCACAAACCCGCGCCTTTTTCGAGACCTACTTCGGCTTTACGTGCGCAGAGGTAAAAGGTAATGATACACTGGTAATTCTGATAGGGAAAGACGGATTTATTCTGGCCCTGAGCAACTTCAGTAAAGATGAAATACCTGAATACCCAACGGATTTTCATGTGGGTATGGTGGTCGATTCACCGGAGGAAGTCATGCAAACCTACCAGCGTATGAAAGACGATGGTATTGTGCTGGGCAGAGAGCCCAAACGCTACGGGAGCCGGGGAACAATGTCGTTTTATGTAAACGTGCCCGGCAATTTTCTGGTCGAAGTGCTGAGCCTGATCTAA
- a CDS encoding MarR family transcriptional regulator yields the protein MNEQDQVPKLLADYMRRNDRNWAYLIWTCKRLFEKQMQQTMQNAGAEPFKTSYIPFLAAVSLKKITNRELAKRAKVPKQAMSRTVKEMEELGLIRTEKNQKDGRSAYISLTPEGQKRLLLVKQAQQSIMDQYQQVVGEDNFTIAVDVLRQIVTYHESLDQNDSGDE from the coding sequence ATGAACGAACAGGATCAGGTACCGAAACTACTGGCTGACTATATGCGCCGGAACGACCGCAACTGGGCATACCTGATATGGACCTGTAAGCGATTGTTTGAAAAACAAATGCAACAGACCATGCAGAACGCGGGTGCAGAGCCATTCAAAACCTCCTATATACCTTTTCTGGCCGCAGTAAGTCTTAAAAAAATCACCAATCGTGAACTGGCTAAACGAGCAAAAGTGCCTAAACAAGCCATGAGCCGAACCGTGAAAGAAATGGAAGAGCTTGGCCTGATCAGAACCGAAAAAAATCAGAAAGATGGTCGGAGTGCTTACATCAGCTTAACGCCAGAAGGACAGAAACGTCTTTTGCTCGTAAAACAGGCTCAGCAAAGCATCATGGACCAATACCAACAGGTTGTTGGCGAAGACAACTTTACGATTGCGGTCGATGTGCTTCGGCAAATTGTGACTTATCATGAATCCCTCGATCAGAACGATTCTGGCGATGAGTAA